From Enhydrobacter sp., the proteins below share one genomic window:
- a CDS encoding ABC transporter substrate-binding protein encodes MKRRVLTQVLVMGLVGTPALAADPLPTMQETPSLVDRVKSGALPPVDKRIPRQPLVIERFAGGDGPGKHGGQLNMLISGSRDTRLMTVYSYTRLIVYTDKFELRPDILESFEARENREFTLKLRAGHKWSDGHPFTTEDFRFYWEDIANNSELSPAGPSVELLVDGKPPKVEIIDERTIRYSWDKPNPYFIASQSRAAPLFLFRPAHYLRTLHGKYTPEEEILKLHKGSRWANVFRRQDVMYGNSNVDMPTLNPWVLTTVPPAQRFVFVRNPYYHRIDQKGQQLPYIDEVIMTVAAANLIPAKAGLGEADLQPRYLNMRDYTFLQTSAKTSGVKVHLWESGSGSQIALYPNLTASDGEWRKLMRDVRFRRALSLAIDREELNQSVYLGLAKPSNNTVMERSELFKPEYATKWASHDPKLAGKLLDEAGLNKRGSDGIRLLPDGRPAVIIVEHASEETEDADTLQLIGEAWKKVGIKMLTKPQTRENFRLRAFSGEAIMTAFAGVVTAVPTADTSPKEFAPTMQGGLQWSRWGMFTESKGTKGEQCDLPSACKLLDYVHEWETAVDSAARRKAWEKILATSADEVFSIGTVNGIRQPIVVGPKIRNVPKQGYHAWDPGGYIGLYQPDTFWISP; translated from the coding sequence ATGAAAAGACGTGTCCTGACGCAGGTGCTGGTGATGGGCTTGGTGGGAACGCCGGCCCTCGCGGCAGATCCGCTGCCGACGATGCAGGAGACGCCCAGCCTGGTGGATCGGGTGAAGTCGGGCGCATTGCCGCCGGTCGACAAGCGCATCCCCCGGCAGCCCCTGGTCATCGAGCGGTTCGCCGGCGGCGACGGCCCGGGCAAGCACGGTGGCCAGCTCAACATGCTGATCTCGGGCTCGCGCGACACCCGTCTGATGACGGTCTACAGCTACACACGACTGATCGTCTACACCGACAAGTTCGAGCTGCGGCCCGACATTCTCGAGAGCTTCGAGGCCAGGGAAAATCGCGAGTTCACCCTGAAGCTGCGCGCCGGCCACAAATGGTCGGACGGCCATCCCTTCACCACCGAGGACTTCCGCTTCTACTGGGAGGACATCGCCAACAACAGCGAACTGTCGCCGGCGGGGCCGTCCGTCGAGCTCCTCGTCGACGGCAAGCCGCCCAAGGTCGAGATCATCGATGAGCGGACGATCCGCTACAGCTGGGACAAGCCCAATCCCTATTTCATCGCCAGCCAGTCGCGCGCCGCGCCGCTCTTCCTGTTCCGGCCGGCGCACTACCTCAGGACGCTGCACGGCAAGTACACGCCCGAGGAGGAGATTCTGAAGCTTCACAAGGGCAGCCGCTGGGCCAACGTCTTCCGGCGCCAGGACGTGATGTACGGCAACAGCAATGTCGACATGCCGACGCTCAACCCGTGGGTGCTCACGACGGTGCCGCCGGCCCAGCGCTTCGTCTTCGTGCGCAATCCCTACTATCACCGCATCGACCAGAAGGGACAGCAGCTGCCCTACATCGACGAGGTGATCATGACCGTGGCGGCGGCCAACCTGATCCCCGCCAAGGCGGGCCTCGGCGAGGCCGACCTGCAGCCGCGCTACCTCAACATGCGCGACTACACCTTCCTGCAGACGAGCGCCAAGACGTCGGGCGTCAAGGTTCATCTCTGGGAGTCCGGCTCTGGCTCGCAGATCGCGCTCTACCCCAACCTGACCGCGAGCGACGGGGAATGGCGCAAGCTGATGCGCGACGTCCGGTTTCGCCGCGCGTTGTCGCTGGCGATCGACCGCGAGGAGCTCAACCAAAGCGTCTACCTGGGCCTGGCCAAGCCTTCCAACAACACGGTCATGGAGCGCTCCGAACTGTTCAAGCCCGAGTATGCGACCAAGTGGGCGAGCCACGACCCCAAGCTCGCGGGCAAGCTCCTCGACGAGGCCGGCCTGAACAAGCGCGGCTCCGACGGCATCCGCCTGCTGCCCGACGGTCGGCCGGCCGTCATCATCGTCGAGCATGCAAGCGAGGAGACCGAGGACGCCGATACCCTTCAGCTCATCGGCGAAGCCTGGAAGAAAGTCGGCATCAAGATGCTGACCAAGCCGCAGACTCGCGAGAATTTCCGGCTGAGGGCGTTCTCGGGCGAAGCGATCATGACAGCCTTCGCCGGAGTCGTGACCGCCGTGCCGACGGCGGACACCAGCCCCAAGGAATTCGCGCCGACCATGCAGGGCGGGTTGCAATGGTCGCGCTGGGGCATGTTCACCGAATCCAAGGGCACGAAAGGCGAGCAATGCGACCTGCCGTCGGCCTGCAAGCTGCTGGACTACGTGCACGAATGGGAGACCGCCGTCGACTCCGCGGCACGCCGCAAGGCCTGGGAAAAGATCCTCGCCACCAGCGCCGACGAGGTGTTCAGCATCGGGACGGTGAACGGGATTCGCCAGCCCATCGTCGTCGGACCGAAGATTCGCAACGTTCCCAAGCAGGGGTACCACGCCTGGGATCCGGGCGGGTACATCGGACTCTACCAGCCCGATACGTTCTGGATCAGCCCGTAG